CGCGGAGTTCAGCCCGACGAACCCCTCGGCCAGGAACGCGGTGAAGTCGGTGTCGTTCGGCAGCAGCCGGTACACCTCCACGGCGAACGAGGTGCCCACCGGGTGCGGGGCGGCCCGGCCGAACGCGTCCACCAGGGCGGCGTTGCGCCGGGACGTCTCGAACATGATCACCGGGCCGGTCGAGCCGCGTGCCTCCAGGTTCAGCACCACCCCGCCGTCGGCGGCCAGCGGATGCCCGGCGGCGAAGGCGGCGGCCCCGCACAGGCACGCCTCCTCGGCGTCGGTCAGCACGAACACGACGTCGTTGCGGGGGCGCGGGCCGCTGGTCAGCGCGCGGGCCACCTCCAGGATGGCCGAGGTGCCGGCCGCGTCGTCGTTGCCGCCCGGCCCGGACTGCACCGAGTCGTAGTGCGCCACCAGGAACACCCGTCCGGTCGGATCCGTGCCGGGCAGCCGGGCCACCACGTTGCGGACCCGGGCCAGCGTCGTGCCGCCGGCCGCCCCGCTGAGCTGCCCGGCCTCCGGGGCGACAGTGTCCTGCACTGAGGTTTCCAGGCCGAGGCCGCGCAGGGTGGTCTCCAGGTGGGCGCGGACCCGGTCGTTGGCCGGGCTGCCGGCCGGGTGGGTCTCGGCGGCCACCACCCGCACGTGCTCGTACGCCCGGGTGGCGCTGAAGCCGGCGGCGGGCGCGTCGGCCGGGGCCACCGCCGGCGTACGCAGGTCGAACAGGACGCCGGCGGCGACGGCGGCGAGCGCGGCGAGCGCGACCACGGCGGCGACCGGTCGGCGGCGGGGCCGGGCGAACGCCCGGTCGGCGGCCGACCTCGGAGGTGGTGCGTCCACGGCGTTCTCCTCGGCAGGGGGGTGAGGTGAGATGTTAGGAAGGGTCCCTCCGCCGCGCCAGGTGGCGGGAAGGATCCCTTCCGCTGCCTGTCCGGAATGTCAAGCGATGCGCAGTGACGGACCCCATTCCCGTCCGTGCCGTGGCCGTCGTGTTGTGTGCGACCGTTGTCTAATACAGGATCAGCAGGGCACTCGGAAGGAGCCCGACATCAGTAGTGATCTTCCGCGCCTCGCGGCGGTGACCCGGCCCGTGCCGGGAGCCGGGTCGACCGGTTCCACCGTCGCGCCGCTGGCGTACCCGCACGGCGGTCTCGGGCGGCACCCGACCCTGCCCCCGGGGGAACGGCTGCGGGTCCTGCTGGTCGAGGACGACGAGGGCGACGCGTTCCTCGTCGGCGAGCTGCTCGCCGAGACGAACTCGATGATCGACCTGCTGGTCGCGACAAGCCTCAGCGAGGCGCGGCAGCGGGTGGCCGGCGTCGACTGCGTACTGCTGGATCTCGGTCTGCCCGACGCGCAGGGCCTGGACGGTCTGCGGCAGGTGCTCGACATGGCCAGCGGGGCCGCGGTCTGCGTGCTCACCGGCCGCTCCGACGAGCACCTGGGCATCGTCGCGGTCGCCGAGGGCGCCCAGGACTACCTGGTCAAGGGGCAGGTCGACGGCATCCTGCTGACCCGGGCCCTGCGCTACGCGGTGGAACGGAAACGGGCCGACGAGAACGCCCGCCGGCTGCGCGAGGTGGAGCTGCGCCAGGCCGAGTCGGCCCGCCTCGAACGCGGTCTGCTGCCGCAGCCGCTGATGGAGACCGACGAGGTCGCCGTGCACACGTTCTACCGGCCGGGCCGGCACGCCGCGCTGATCGGCGGGGACTTCTACGACGTGGTGCAGACCCGGCCCGACCGGGTCGACCTGATCGTCGGGGACGTCTGCGGGCACGGGGTGGACGAGGCGGCGCTCGGCGTGGAGCTGCGGGTGGCCTGGCGGGCGCTGATCCTCGCCGGGGTGCCCGACGACGAGGTGTTGCCCGCCCTGGAGCAGGTGCTGATGAGCGAACGCCGGCTCCAGGAGATCTTCGCGACGGTGGCCACCACCCGGCTCGACCTGGCCGCCAACCGGGCCACCGTACGTCTGGCGGGTCATCCGCCACCGCTGCTGATCGCCGGGGGTAAGGTCGCGCCGGTGCCCGCGCCCGGTGGGCTGCTCCTCGGCGTACGACCCCGTCGGCCCATCGCCTACGACCTGGAGTTCTCCACCGATGACTGGTCCCTGCTGATGTACACCGACGGGCTGATCGAGGGGCGCGTCGGGGGCAGCGAGGAGCGACTCGACGTGCCGGGGCTCAGCGAGCTGGTCGCCGAGCCGGCCGCGCGGGCGGTGCCGCTGGCCGAGCTGCCCGCCTGGCTGGTCGGCCGGGCCGAGCAGATCAACGGCGGCCCGCTCGCCGACGACGTGGCGATGCTCCTGGTCACCCGGGGCGGTGGCCGGTGACGCCCACCGCGCGGGGTTGGACGTTGCGGCAGCGGGTGGTGGGCCTGCTGGCCGTGGTCGGGTTGCTGCTGGTGGCGCTGGCCGCCGCCGAGGCGGTCGTGGCGACGCAGAACCGTTCCCACACCAACGCCCTGCTGTCCAAGGCCGGCCCGTTGCGGGTGCAGAGCCAGGAGCTGCTCAACGCGCTGCTCGACCAGGAGACCGCCGTCCGGGGGTACGCGGTCAGCGCCGACCGGGCCGACCTGGCCCCGTACGACGGCGGGGTGCGGCAGGAGCAGGAGCGGCTGGCGTCGATGCGTCGACTCGCCGCCGGCTACGTGGGGATCGACGACGACCTGGACCGGGTCCAGGCACAGGCGGAGCAGTGGCGACGGTCGGTCGCGGCGCCGGTGATCGCCGCTGTCGAACAGAACGGCACGGCCGCCGGTCAGGCGCTGATCACCGACCAGACCCGGGCCCAGTTCGACCAGATCCGGGCCACCATGGCGCAGGTCGAGGCCGAGATCCTCACCGTCCGGCAGGCCACCGTGCGGCACGTGGAACGGACCGGCGACCTGCTGGTCATCCTGCTGATCGTGGCGGCGGCGGTGGTGACGGTCGCCGGTCTGCTGCTGCTGGTCTCGCTGGAGCGGATGGTGATCCGGCCGGTGACCGGCCTGGCCGGTCAGGTCCGCCAGGTCGCCGGGGGCGACTACCAGCACGGCATCGAGGGTTCCGGGCCGCCGGAGTTCCGCCAGCTCGCCGACGACGTGGACGCGATGCGCCGCAAGATCGCGAAGGACCTGGACGAGGTACGGCAGGCCCGCGAACGCATCGAGTGGGTCAACAGTCAGCTCCAGAAGCAGGCCGAGGAGCTGGTCCGCTCCAACCGTGACCTGGAGCAGTTCGCCTACGTGGCCTCACACGACCTCCAGGAGCCGCTGCGCAAGGTGGCGAGCTTCTGTCAGCTCCTGCAACGGCGTTACGCCGGGCAGCTCGACGAGCGCGCCGACCAGTACATCGCCTTCGCGGTGGACGGCGCGCAGCGGATGCAGCGCCTGATCAACGACCTGCTGGCGTTCTCCCGGATCGGCCGGCTCACCACCGGCTTCACCGAGGTGGACCTGGGCCGGGTGATGGGCGAGGTGGCCGGCCAGACCGAGGCCGCCCGGCAGTACGCCGACGCCGAGCTGACCTGGTCGTCGCTGCCGACCATCCGGGGCGAGGAGCCCCTGCTGACCAACCTGCTGGTCAACCTGGTCAGCAACTCGGTGAAGTTCCGTCGCCCGGACGTGCCGCCGAAGGTGCACGTCTCCGCCCGGCTGGTCGACGGCGAGTGGGAGATCACCTGCCAGGACAACGGCATCGGCATCGAGCCCGAGTTCGCCGACAAGATCTTCGTCATCTTCCAGCGGCTGCACTCCAAGGACGCCTACCCGGGCACCGGCATCGGCCTGGCGATCGTCAAGAAGATCGTCGAGTACCACGGCGGGCGGGTCTGGGTGGACACCGACCTGCCGGAGGGCACCGCGATCCGGTTCACCCTGCCGGCCCTCCCGGCGGACGTCGAGGCCGCCCGCGCCGACGCCGACGGGGCGGACGCCGCCCGCGCCGGGGAGGCCGGCGCTGAGGCCGACCAGTCGGCGCCGCCGGTCGAGGCGGAAGGCGGCGGGACCGCCGCCGACCGGCGGGAGAACGGGACGGTGGCCGCGGGCGCCGACGACAACGACAAAACCGGACCGGACGCGTCGACCGTCCCGGACGCTGACGGTCAGCGCCCGGGCCCGCCGGAGCCCCGACGACCGGGTGGCACGAAGGAGACAGTTACATGACCGCTCCGGCGGACGGCAAGAGCCCGATCGAGGTCCTCCTGGTCGAGGACGATCCGGGTGACGTGTTGATGACCCAGGAGGCGTTCGAGGAGCACAAGCTCCGCAACCGGCTGACCGTGGTCAGCGACGGGACCGAGGCGCTCGCCTACCTGCGGCACGAGGGCCAGTACGCCGACTCGGTGACCCCGGACCTGATCCTGCTCGACCTCAACCTGCCCCGACGGGACGGCCGGGAGGTGCTGGAGGAGATCAAGAAGGACGAGCGGCTCTGCCGGATCCCGGTGGTCGTGCTCACCACGTCCCAGGCCGACGAGGACATCCTCCGCAGCTACCAGTTGCACGCCAACGCGTACGTGACGAAACCTGTCGACTTCGAGCGGTTCATCTCGGTGGTCCGGCAGATCGACGAGTTCTTCGTCAGCGTGGTCAAGTTGCCGCCGCGTGGCTGACGACACCCTCTCCGACGAGGTCGGCGCCCTGCTCCGCAGCGTCGCCGACGAGATCGTCGTGCCGATGTTCTGTCGGCTGGAGGAGCACGAGGTCACCGAGAAGGCCCCGGGCGAGGTGGTCACCGTCGCCGACCAGCGCGCCGAGGAGATGATCACCGAGGGGCTGCTGCGGCTGCGTCCCGGCTCGGTGGTGGTCGGCGAGGAGGCGGTCGCCGCCGACCCCGACCTGCTCGACCACGTACGGGCCGGCGACGGGGACGTCTGGGTGGTC
The sequence above is a segment of the Micromonospora sp. WMMD882 genome. Coding sequences within it:
- a CDS encoding fused response regulator/phosphatase, encoding MTRPVPGAGSTGSTVAPLAYPHGGLGRHPTLPPGERLRVLLVEDDEGDAFLVGELLAETNSMIDLLVATSLSEARQRVAGVDCVLLDLGLPDAQGLDGLRQVLDMASGAAVCVLTGRSDEHLGIVAVAEGAQDYLVKGQVDGILLTRALRYAVERKRADENARRLREVELRQAESARLERGLLPQPLMETDEVAVHTFYRPGRHAALIGGDFYDVVQTRPDRVDLIVGDVCGHGVDEAALGVELRVAWRALILAGVPDDEVLPALEQVLMSERRLQEIFATVATTRLDLAANRATVRLAGHPPPLLIAGGKVAPVPAPGGLLLGVRPRRPIAYDLEFSTDDWSLLMYTDGLIEGRVGGSEERLDVPGLSELVAEPAARAVPLAELPAWLVGRAEQINGGPLADDVAMLLVTRGGGR
- a CDS encoding sensor histidine kinase codes for the protein MTPTARGWTLRQRVVGLLAVVGLLLVALAAAEAVVATQNRSHTNALLSKAGPLRVQSQELLNALLDQETAVRGYAVSADRADLAPYDGGVRQEQERLASMRRLAAGYVGIDDDLDRVQAQAEQWRRSVAAPVIAAVEQNGTAAGQALITDQTRAQFDQIRATMAQVEAEILTVRQATVRHVERTGDLLVILLIVAAAVVTVAGLLLLVSLERMVIRPVTGLAGQVRQVAGGDYQHGIEGSGPPEFRQLADDVDAMRRKIAKDLDEVRQARERIEWVNSQLQKQAEELVRSNRDLEQFAYVASHDLQEPLRKVASFCQLLQRRYAGQLDERADQYIAFAVDGAQRMQRLINDLLAFSRIGRLTTGFTEVDLGRVMGEVAGQTEAARQYADAELTWSSLPTIRGEEPLLTNLLVNLVSNSVKFRRPDVPPKVHVSARLVDGEWEITCQDNGIGIEPEFADKIFVIFQRLHSKDAYPGTGIGLAIVKKIVEYHGGRVWVDTDLPEGTAIRFTLPALPADVEAARADADGADAARAGEAGAEADQSAPPVEAEGGGTAADRRENGTVAAGADDNDKTGPDASTVPDADGQRPGPPEPRRPGGTKETVT
- a CDS encoding response regulator codes for the protein MTAPADGKSPIEVLLVEDDPGDVLMTQEAFEEHKLRNRLTVVSDGTEALAYLRHEGQYADSVTPDLILLDLNLPRRDGREVLEEIKKDERLCRIPVVVLTTSQADEDILRSYQLHANAYVTKPVDFERFISVVRQIDEFFVSVVKLPPRG